The Pirellulimonas nuda genome includes a region encoding these proteins:
- a CDS encoding FAD-dependent oxidoreductase, which produces MMDLTRFWSWLLCGASCVCTATQCPAAVVTRDVCVYGATVGGITAAIQSARQGKSVVLVEPGRHIGGMTTGGLGATDIGNKGVIGGISREFYQRVAKHYADDAAWRWESRDDFFAHRSKRTTLEEVSGPDATMWTFEPHVAERILNEMLADNGCVVQFQQRLSIATMEGQRIVAIKTDAGDVYRAKIYVDATYEGDLLAMAGVSYRVGREANAQYNETLNGIREHTPKNQIYGGVDPYVVPGDPASGLIPLVQRGSGGIPGDGDQRVQAYNFRLCFTNVAENRRELTVPDNYDPALYELAARRAEKIVESGKQPVLSNFCNPVWMPNSKTDINNSQGISTDFIGMNYDYPDGDYATRDRIWKSHKDYILGFWHFMSTSPRVPQGLRQEFASFGPCKDEFTGDAGWPHQMYVREARRMVSDYVMTEHNCRGKEVADDPVGMAAYGMDSHNCQRIVQDGAARNEGDVQQHGLKPYPISYRAIVPAKGECQNLLAPVCVSATHIAFGSVRMEPVFMVLGQSAGAAAVIAIDADTSVQDVDYQKLRSRLLADGQVLARPAAKSAGPPKPRLTADGAGPPIICFGDSITKRGYPEELAKLLGKQVFNAGVAGNSSRHALQRLQRDVLSLRPEVVVVSLGTNDSRVAEDRVFVPVDEYEANLATIAESCQRAGIRVIFCTVPPIDADAYFTRHRREPFEQRGGLPAVLEDYRAAVVRVADRNALSIVDLNQQLAMRPDWRDQDGVHPTREGNRIIAGLVAEAIRQMPTPKAGNARSAAPTSRQQLGGAGG; this is translated from the coding sequence ATGATGGATCTCACTAGGTTCTGGAGCTGGCTGCTGTGCGGCGCGAGCTGCGTGTGCACAGCCACGCAGTGCCCCGCGGCCGTGGTTACGCGGGACGTCTGCGTGTACGGCGCCACGGTCGGCGGCATCACCGCGGCGATCCAGTCGGCTCGCCAAGGAAAGTCGGTCGTTCTAGTCGAGCCCGGCCGGCATATCGGCGGCATGACCACCGGCGGGCTCGGCGCCACGGACATCGGCAACAAGGGGGTCATCGGCGGCATCAGCCGAGAGTTCTACCAACGGGTCGCCAAACACTACGCAGACGACGCCGCTTGGAGATGGGAGTCGCGCGACGACTTTTTCGCCCACCGGTCGAAACGCACCACGCTCGAAGAGGTCTCTGGGCCAGACGCCACGATGTGGACCTTCGAGCCGCACGTCGCAGAAAGAATCCTCAACGAGATGCTGGCCGACAACGGCTGCGTCGTTCAGTTTCAGCAGCGCCTATCGATCGCAACGATGGAGGGTCAACGAATCGTCGCGATCAAGACAGACGCCGGCGACGTCTACCGCGCCAAGATATATGTCGACGCCACCTACGAGGGAGACCTGCTGGCGATGGCGGGCGTGAGCTACCGAGTCGGGCGCGAGGCGAATGCGCAGTACAACGAAACGCTCAACGGCATCCGAGAACACACGCCCAAGAACCAGATCTACGGCGGCGTCGACCCGTACGTCGTTCCTGGTGACCCCGCCAGCGGGCTGATCCCGCTGGTGCAGCGGGGGAGCGGAGGGATCCCGGGCGACGGCGACCAGCGGGTTCAGGCCTACAACTTCCGCCTCTGTTTCACCAACGTCGCGGAGAACCGCCGCGAGCTCACCGTTCCAGACAACTACGACCCGGCGCTCTACGAGCTGGCCGCGCGACGCGCTGAGAAGATCGTCGAGTCCGGGAAACAACCCGTCCTGAGTAATTTCTGCAATCCTGTCTGGATGCCGAACAGCAAGACCGACATCAACAACAGCCAAGGCATCTCAACCGATTTCATCGGCATGAACTACGACTACCCCGACGGCGACTACGCTACGCGGGACCGGATCTGGAAGTCTCACAAAGATTACATCCTGGGCTTCTGGCATTTCATGTCGACCAGCCCGAGGGTTCCGCAAGGTCTGCGGCAAGAATTCGCGTCGTTCGGCCCCTGCAAGGACGAGTTCACTGGCGACGCTGGATGGCCGCACCAGATGTACGTTCGCGAAGCCCGGCGGATGGTCTCCGACTACGTGATGACGGAGCACAACTGCCGCGGCAAAGAGGTGGCAGACGACCCCGTCGGCATGGCCGCCTACGGGATGGACTCCCACAACTGCCAACGGATTGTGCAGGACGGCGCGGCCCGCAACGAGGGCGACGTGCAACAGCACGGCCTCAAGCCCTACCCGATCTCCTACCGGGCGATCGTTCCCGCCAAGGGGGAGTGTCAGAATCTGCTGGCGCCGGTTTGCGTGTCGGCGACCCACATCGCGTTCGGATCAGTCCGCATGGAGCCGGTCTTCATGGTGCTGGGCCAATCGGCGGGCGCCGCGGCCGTGATAGCAATCGACGCCGACACATCAGTGCAAGACGTCGATTACCAAAAGCTGCGCAGCCGGCTGTTGGCGGACGGCCAGGTGCTGGCGCGTCCTGCGGCCAAATCTGCCGGCCCGCCGAAGCCCCGCCTGACTGCCGACGGAGCGGGGCCCCCGATCATCTGCTTCGGCGACAGCATCACGAAGCGCGGCTACCCAGAAGAACTAGCGAAGCTGCTTGGCAAGCAGGTATTTAATGCGGGGGTCGCGGGCAACTCATCGCGCCACGCGCTCCAGCGGCTCCAACGAGACGTGCTTAGCCTACGCCCCGAGGTCGTCGTGGTTAGTCTTGGCACAAACGACTCTCGTGTTGCGGAAGACCGTGTGTTCGTGCCCGTCGACGAGTACGAGGCGAACCTCGCCACGATTGCAGAGTCGTGCCAGCGAGCAGGCATCCGGGTGATCTTCTGCACGGTCCCACCGATCGACGCCGATGCGTACTTCACGCGCCATCGACGGGAACCTTTCGAGCAGCGGGGGGGACTTCCGGCAGTGCTTGAGGACTACCGCGCCGCGGTCGTCCGAGTGGCGGATCGAAACGCCTTGTCGATCGTCGACCTGAACCAACAACTGGCGATGCGCCCCGACTGGCGTGATCAAGACGGCGTGCATCCAACGCGAGAAGGAAACCGGATCATCGCAGGGCTGGTCGCAGAGGCGATCCGGCAAATGCCTACGCCGAAAGCAGGGAATGCCCGCTCCGCTGCTCCGACTAGCCGGCAGCAACTAGGCGGGGCAGGGGGCTGA